Proteins from a single region of Streptomyces sp. TN58:
- a CDS encoding CsbD family protein, producing the protein MSGTEKSKAHAEQAKGKAKETVGRAVGNERMTAEGQAEQAKGKARHAKEDVKDAFRS; encoded by the coding sequence ATGTCGGGCACTGAGAAGAGCAAGGCGCACGCCGAGCAGGCCAAGGGCAAGGCCAAGGAGACCGTCGGTCGCGCCGTCGGCAACGAGCGCATGACCGCGGAGGGGCAGGCGGAGCAGGCCAAGGGCAAGGCCCGTCACGCGAAGGAAGACGTCAAGGACGCCTTCCGCAGCTGA
- a CDS encoding DUF2975 domain-containing protein produces the protein MGRLTVGTLRGVLAVVLTGTVLVQASMVWALGNDPEEGSLPLTPLRVITILGMVTAQVALVCVWRLVTMVRRGTVFSHAAFRYVDGVIWAIVAAALLWFAVTAINAPGQREDPGVTVIMGGIGLAVLGVALIVLVLRMLLAQAVARDGEAARMRAELDEVI, from the coding sequence ATGGGAAGACTGACAGTGGGTACGCTGCGCGGCGTGCTCGCGGTGGTGCTCACCGGCACCGTGCTCGTTCAGGCGTCGATGGTGTGGGCGTTGGGGAACGACCCGGAGGAAGGGTCGCTGCCGCTGACGCCGCTGCGCGTCATCACGATCCTCGGCATGGTGACGGCCCAGGTCGCGCTGGTCTGCGTGTGGCGGCTGGTGACGATGGTGCGCCGTGGAACCGTGTTCTCGCACGCCGCGTTCCGGTACGTGGACGGGGTGATCTGGGCGATCGTGGCGGCGGCCCTGCTGTGGTTCGCGGTCACGGCGATCAACGCCCCGGGGCAGCGGGAGGACCCGGGCGTCACCGTGATCATGGGCGGGATCGGCCTGGCCGTCCTCGGCGTCGCGCTCATCGTGCTGGTACTTCGGATGCTGCTCGCCCAGGCCGTCGCGCGAGACGGCGAAGCCGCGCGGATGCGGGCCGAGTTGGACGAGGTGATCTGA
- a CDS encoding allene oxide cyclase barrel-like domain-containing protein, translated as MRPIRAASLGTATALAALLACAPAVSAAADTEPAPAKDHARVIVLTGRLAEQSRFPVNPGGAPAQGDRTVFRSILFDKDGQEVGETGGTCTTTRVTNGGAEECVVTYVLPGGQLAVQGMVFGHLVPGPPPSFDNAITGGTGKFDRARGSVHADTIGTGVRRFTIDLER; from the coding sequence ATGCGCCCCATCAGAGCCGCCTCTCTCGGCACGGCCACCGCGCTGGCCGCCCTCCTCGCCTGCGCCCCCGCCGTGTCCGCCGCAGCGGACACCGAGCCCGCCCCCGCCAAGGACCACGCCCGGGTCATCGTCCTCACGGGCCGCCTCGCCGAGCAGTCCCGCTTCCCCGTCAACCCCGGCGGCGCGCCCGCCCAGGGCGACCGGACCGTCTTCCGCTCGATCCTCTTCGACAAGGACGGCCAGGAGGTCGGCGAGACCGGCGGTACCTGCACCACCACCCGCGTCACCAACGGCGGAGCGGAGGAGTGCGTCGTGACGTACGTCCTCCCGGGCGGGCAGCTCGCCGTCCAGGGAATGGTCTTCGGCCACCTCGTCCCGGGCCCCCCGCCGTCGTTCGACAACGCGATCACCGGCGGCACCGGCAAGTTCGACCGGGCCCGGGGCTCGGTGCACGCCGACACGATCGGGACGGGCGTCAGGCGCTTCACCATCGACCTGGAGCGCTGA
- a CDS encoding helix-turn-helix domain-containing protein, translating to MPIAVDIDVMLARRKMSVGELADRVGITPANLAVLKNGRAKAVRFATLAALCEVLECQPGDLLRWEAEDAEDSATADAVEA from the coding sequence ATGCCCATCGCCGTCGACATCGACGTGATGCTGGCCCGGCGGAAGATGTCCGTGGGCGAGCTCGCGGACCGCGTGGGGATCACCCCGGCGAACCTGGCGGTGCTCAAGAACGGCCGCGCCAAGGCGGTGCGCTTCGCGACGCTCGCCGCGCTCTGCGAGGTACTGGAGTGCCAGCCGGGCGACCTGCTCCGCTGGGAGGCCGAGGACGCCGAGGACTCCGCGACGGCGGATGCCGTCGAGGCCTGA
- a CDS encoding TraR/DksA family transcriptional regulator, which yields MACDRPNFDGIVAANALVAVDDEHDPEGGTTAFERAHVAALMAQAREHLEELDEALRRLEQGRYGHCDVCGGAIPPERLEIRPAATTCVRCARSTTSRRPAHPA from the coding sequence CTGGCATGCGACCGCCCCAACTTCGACGGCATCGTCGCAGCCAACGCGCTGGTCGCGGTCGATGACGAGCACGACCCCGAGGGCGGAACCACCGCGTTCGAGCGGGCGCATGTGGCTGCCCTGATGGCCCAGGCGCGCGAACACCTGGAAGAGCTGGACGAGGCACTGCGGCGGCTCGAACAGGGCCGGTACGGACACTGCGATGTCTGCGGCGGCGCGATTCCGCCCGAACGCCTGGAGATCCGTCCGGCGGCCACCACCTGCGTCCGCTGCGCCCGCTCCACCACTTCGCGCCGCCCAGCCCACCCCGCCTGA
- a CDS encoding PRC-barrel domain-containing protein, translating into MITQEQIAAMEGCTAFTGQGQRLGLVEYILVDDTTGRPEWVRIIDRASGLGGVFVPLREADLESGRLVVPYPVTVIEQAPCAALDCGSVLSVAEETQLFRHYGVRDARDEVHAEGRAGWAVMDRAQTIREGTAGQANAVSRLQQVQPGR; encoded by the coding sequence GTGATCACGCAGGAGCAGATCGCGGCCATGGAGGGATGCACGGCCTTCACGGGCCAGGGGCAGCGCCTGGGGCTGGTGGAGTACATCCTGGTGGACGACACCACCGGCAGGCCCGAGTGGGTGCGGATCATCGATCGGGCGTCCGGCCTGGGTGGGGTGTTCGTCCCGCTGCGCGAGGCAGACCTGGAGAGCGGGCGCCTGGTCGTGCCGTATCCGGTGACGGTGATCGAGCAGGCTCCCTGCGCGGCCCTGGACTGTGGAAGTGTCCTGTCCGTGGCGGAGGAGACGCAGCTCTTCCGGCACTACGGGGTACGTGACGCGCGCGACGAGGTGCATGCGGAGGGCCGGGCGGGCTGGGCGGTCATGGACCGGGCGCAGACCATCCGCGAGGGCACGGCCGGTCAGGCGAACGCGGTCTCGCGCCTGCAGCAGGTGCAACCGGGGCGGTGA
- a CDS encoding GNAT family N-acetyltransferase translates to MLIRRETPADLAAVRAVTIASSYKPHEEEPVEVILRDSLRKGEDRIPALSLVAEDKDGAIIGHALCTWGRIGTVRVPNISLLGVHCDHRRRGFGTALIHAALAAADALDAPMVAVLGDPDFYGRFGFRPSTDLGIVGEEPAWEHMFQIRTLTAYDQSVQGEFIYPEPFGSI, encoded by the coding sequence GTGCTGATCAGACGAGAAACCCCCGCCGACCTGGCCGCCGTCCGTGCGGTGACCATCGCCTCCTCCTACAAGCCGCACGAAGAGGAACCTGTGGAGGTGATTCTGCGGGACTCACTGCGAAAGGGTGAAGACCGGATACCCGCGCTGTCTCTGGTTGCCGAGGACAAAGACGGCGCAATCATCGGCCATGCTCTGTGCACCTGGGGCCGAATCGGTACGGTCCGAGTCCCCAACATCAGCCTGCTCGGTGTTCACTGCGACCATCGCCGCCGTGGCTTCGGAACGGCTCTGATCCATGCCGCTCTCGCCGCAGCCGACGCCCTCGACGCGCCGATGGTCGCTGTCCTCGGCGACCCCGACTTCTACGGGCGGTTCGGCTTCCGCCCGAGCACCGACCTCGGCATCGTCGGCGAGGAACCCGCCTGGGAGCACATGTTCCAGATCCGCACCCTGACCGCCTACGACCAGTCCGTACAAGGCGAATTCATTTACCCGGAACCCTTCGGCAGCATCTGA
- a CDS encoding NUDIX hydrolase — METTHRPAARVLCLDAAHRLLLLHWRDPFDGTWLWEPPGGGIEPGETPLVAARRELAEETGLDPAAVLDRSVPVDRDVRWNGKRYIGTEYFFLARFADERPSLVRTGLLPDEQATLDAHAWIEWSDLSSLRDPVEPPQLPAVLGALAPDGPWRVRG, encoded by the coding sequence GTGGAGACGACGCACCGGCCGGCCGCCCGGGTCCTCTGCCTGGACGCCGCCCACCGCCTGCTTCTTCTGCACTGGCGTGATCCGTTCGACGGGACATGGCTCTGGGAGCCACCGGGCGGCGGGATCGAGCCGGGCGAGACGCCGCTGGTCGCGGCACGGCGAGAACTGGCCGAGGAAACCGGACTGGACCCGGCTGCGGTGCTCGACCGGTCTGTCCCGGTCGACCGGGACGTCCGGTGGAACGGCAAGCGGTACATCGGGACGGAGTACTTCTTCCTTGCACGGTTCGCCGACGAGCGGCCATCGCTCGTGCGGACCGGACTGCTCCCCGATGAGCAGGCCACCCTGGACGCGCACGCCTGGATCGAATGGTCGGATCTGAGTTCGCTGCGGGACCCCGTTGAGCCGCCCCAGCTGCCGGCCGTGCTCGGGGCCCTGGCACCGGACGGTCCATGGCGTGTTCGTGGGTGA